The following are encoded together in the Planctomycetota bacterium genome:
- a CDS encoding MFS transporter gives MNPSVPQQRRPLPTSLLVLSSISLFAEVAGEMTYPLLPLFVTGVLGASPMALGLIEGCAEAIVSVMRGFTGYYSDATGHRVRWVRRGYGIAFLGKLCVMAATQWGMVLGGRTLDRIGKGIREAPRDALIAESVARVDRGRGFGFHRSGNAFGGAGGSLIAAGVLAWLIGSRSATPADAPQFRIMFLIAASAAAIAFGLTCLIPRTTPEQVRRRREDHARSVRLPLGKSYWIAISALLIFMLGNSSDTFLLLRVLDLGFSPVTSILLYAGSNATYAIASYPMGKLSDRFGRGPVLFMGWVFYAVSYAGFAWLTPETAWMSWICFVLFGFSMACTDGIARALIVDHAPKERLVTALGLFGFFQGAALLIASVATGILWSYGHPSIAFWISSGFAVAALTILPFLRIHGADRSSSGSGDWVDREETSEIANRIDRARG, from the coding sequence TTGAACCCTTCCGTTCCACAACAACGCCGCCCACTTCCCACATCGCTGCTGGTCCTGAGCTCCATCAGCCTCTTCGCGGAAGTGGCCGGCGAAATGACCTATCCGCTGCTTCCCTTGTTCGTGACGGGTGTCCTTGGAGCGAGCCCGATGGCCCTTGGATTGATCGAGGGATGCGCCGAGGCCATCGTCAGCGTCATGCGCGGCTTCACGGGCTACTACAGCGACGCCACCGGCCACAGGGTGCGCTGGGTTCGCCGGGGCTACGGAATCGCGTTCCTGGGAAAGCTCTGCGTCATGGCGGCGACGCAGTGGGGGATGGTGCTGGGCGGCCGCACACTGGATCGGATCGGCAAGGGAATCCGCGAGGCACCGCGCGACGCCCTCATCGCTGAGAGCGTCGCCCGGGTTGACCGCGGGCGCGGGTTCGGATTCCACCGCAGCGGCAATGCGTTCGGAGGCGCCGGCGGATCGCTGATCGCTGCCGGCGTTTTGGCCTGGCTCATCGGCTCGCGCTCCGCCACGCCCGCCGACGCACCGCAATTCCGGATCATGTTCCTCATTGCCGCATCCGCGGCGGCCATCGCCTTTGGCCTGACCTGCCTCATTCCCAGGACCACCCCGGAGCAGGTGAGACGGCGCCGCGAGGACCATGCACGGTCGGTTCGCCTTCCGCTGGGAAAGTCGTACTGGATCGCCATCAGTGCGCTGCTGATCTTCATGCTCGGCAATTCGAGCGACACTTTTCTCCTGCTGCGCGTGCTGGATCTCGGATTTTCACCGGTGACGAGCATCCTTCTCTATGCAGGGTCCAACGCGACCTACGCCATCGCCAGCTATCCGATGGGGAAGTTGAGCGACCGGTTCGGCCGAGGGCCGGTGCTCTTCATGGGATGGGTCTTTTATGCCGTCAGCTATGCGGGCTTTGCCTGGCTCACACCCGAAACGGCGTGGATGAGTTGGATCTGTTTCGTCCTGTTCGGATTCAGCATGGCCTGCACCGATGGCATTGCCCGCGCCTTGATCGTGGACCACGCCCCAAAGGAACGGCTGGTGACGGCCCTGGGATTGTTCGGATTTTTTCAGGGGGCCGCGCTGCTGATCGCCAGCGTCGCGACGGGAATCCTGTGGAGTTATGGCCACCCCTCCATCGCATTTTGGATCAGCAGCGGATTCGCGGTGGCGGCGCTGAC
- a CDS encoding class I SAM-dependent methyltransferase: protein MSQQPTTTKPDYVLGTHDEELARLGRQHALWQADVMEAWRRAGIKAGSYVIDVGAGPGFVTTDLAKLVGPTGHVTAVEISPKYVQTLKERVKTQGFTNVDAHVVDLMHDPIPLAHGPFDAAWCRWVAMFVPDLAALVGRIHDALKPGGVVVFHEYVLYETFGAFPPDEAIADYVREVVKSFRANGGEPSPAGKLLGELRGRGYQILAAKPLAKAAQPHEPFWSWQAEFIRTYVPRLREFGQVDDAWCAKVLRALETAEKNPNSVVMMPTVMEIAARKQPSK from the coding sequence ATGTCGCAGCAACCCACCACGACCAAACCCGACTATGTGCTGGGCACGCACGATGAAGAGCTCGCCCGCCTGGGTCGCCAGCATGCGCTCTGGCAAGCGGATGTGATGGAAGCATGGCGGCGCGCGGGCATCAAAGCGGGCAGCTACGTGATCGATGTCGGCGCGGGACCGGGATTCGTCACGACCGATCTTGCCAAGTTGGTCGGCCCTACCGGCCACGTCACCGCCGTCGAGATCTCGCCGAAGTATGTGCAGACTTTGAAGGAGCGGGTCAAGACGCAAGGCTTCACCAATGTCGACGCTCATGTCGTCGACTTGATGCACGATCCGATTCCGCTGGCGCATGGGCCCTTTGACGCAGCGTGGTGCCGATGGGTCGCCATGTTTGTCCCTGATCTTGCGGCGCTGGTCGGCCGCATCCACGACGCGCTCAAGCCCGGCGGCGTCGTCGTGTTCCATGAATATGTGCTCTACGAAACCTTTGGCGCATTTCCGCCCGACGAGGCGATCGCCGACTATGTGCGCGAGGTCGTGAAGAGTTTTCGCGCCAACGGCGGTGAGCCGAGCCCCGCCGGAAAATTGCTTGGCGAATTGCGCGGGCGGGGCTACCAGATCCTGGCGGCGAAACCGCTGGCCAAGGCGGCTCAACCCCACGAGCCCTTCTGGAGCTGGCAGGCGGAGTTCATCCGCACCTATGTGCCGCGGCTGCGCGAGTTCGGCCAGGTGGACGACGCCTGGTGCGCAAAGGTGTTGCGAGCGCTGGAAACAGCGGAGAAGAATCCCAATTCCGTGGTGATGATGCCGACGGTAATGGAAATTGCGGCGCGGAAGCAACCTTCAAAGTAG
- a CDS encoding NAD(P)-dependent alcohol dehydrogenase — MRAFVMHEIGRVGVIEKAIPRPGPNDAILRTTAALICTSDTHTVAGAIGPRHDLTLGHEAVGVIHELGEAVAASGLFKIGQRVAVNAITPCFGCDNCQRGYSSQCGGMLGGWKFANVKDGSMAEYFHVNDAVANLAPIPDDLTDEQAAYCCDMLSTGFIAAEQGDIPIGGSVAVFGEGPIGMMATVGARLCGAGFVIGVESKANRITMARRYGADAIVDYSKEDPVEAIKRLTGGKGVDVAIEALGSAATFAACVSATRPGGTISNVGYHGDGDTVPIPRLDWGVGMSDKTIRTALCPGGSERMGRLMRLIQTKRVDPLPMTTHRFKFADIEKAFKMMRTKEDNMIKPLITF, encoded by the coding sequence ATGCGCGCCTTCGTCATGCACGAGATCGGCCGGGTGGGCGTCATCGAGAAGGCGATCCCGCGTCCGGGGCCCAACGACGCGATCCTCCGCACGACCGCTGCGCTGATCTGCACCTCCGACACCCACACCGTCGCCGGAGCGATCGGACCGCGCCACGATCTGACCCTCGGCCACGAGGCGGTGGGGGTGATTCACGAGCTCGGCGAGGCTGTCGCCGCGTCAGGCCTCTTCAAGATCGGCCAGCGCGTCGCGGTCAACGCCATCACGCCCTGCTTTGGCTGCGACAACTGCCAGCGCGGTTATTCGTCGCAGTGCGGCGGCATGCTCGGCGGCTGGAAGTTCGCCAACGTCAAGGACGGTTCAATGGCGGAGTATTTCCACGTCAACGACGCGGTGGCGAACTTGGCGCCGATCCCCGATGACCTCACCGACGAGCAGGCGGCCTACTGCTGCGACATGCTCTCCACCGGATTCATCGCCGCCGAACAGGGGGACATTCCCATCGGCGGCAGCGTGGCGGTGTTCGGCGAGGGTCCGATCGGCATGATGGCCACGGTCGGGGCGCGGCTCTGCGGCGCCGGCTTCGTCATTGGCGTCGAGAGCAAGGCCAACCGCATCACGATGGCCCGAAGGTACGGCGCCGACGCGATCGTGGACTATTCCAAGGAAGATCCGGTCGAGGCCATCAAGCGGCTGACCGGCGGCAAGGGCGTCGACGTCGCCATCGAGGCCCTGGGCAGCGCCGCGACTTTCGCGGCCTGCGTCAGCGCAACGCGGCCCGGCGGCACCATCTCCAATGTCGGCTACCACGGCGACGGCGACACGGTTCCCATTCCGCGGCTGGACTGGGGCGTGGGCATGAGTGACAAGACCATCCGCACGGCGCTCTGCCCGGGCGGCTCCGAGCGCATGGGCCGGCTGATGCGGCTCATCCAGACCAAGCGCGTCGATCCTTTGCCGATGACCACGCACCGCTTCAAGTTCGCCGACATCGAGAAGGCGTTCAAGATGATGCGGACCAAGGAAGACAACATGATCAAGCCGTTGATCACCTTCTGA
- a CDS encoding Dabb family protein: MSLLLRRALPACTFAAILTACAGSGAVSKSPTPGIQHLVFVTLIHPKEAAAMKAESDAVIPKIPGVRAYACGPHIDVGRKNVRHDYTLGILVEFASVEDYKAFQINPEHVALVNKWKSKWARSEMFDFGAVEPSGSPLK; encoded by the coding sequence ATGTCGTTGCTCCTGAGGCGTGCTCTTCCGGCATGCACCTTCGCCGCGATCCTCACCGCCTGTGCCGGCAGCGGCGCAGTGTCCAAGAGCCCGACTCCCGGCATCCAGCACCTGGTCTTTGTGACCCTCATCCATCCCAAGGAGGCCGCCGCGATGAAGGCAGAATCCGACGCGGTGATTCCCAAGATCCCCGGCGTCCGCGCCTACGCATGCGGCCCGCACATCGACGTCGGCCGCAAGAACGTGCGCCACGACTACACCCTGGGCATTCTGGTGGAGTTCGCCAGCGTCGAGGACTACAAGGCGTTCCAGATCAATCCCGAGCATGTCGCCCTGGTCAACAAGTGGAAGTCCAAGTGGGCCCGCTCGGAGATGTTCGATTTCGGCGCTGTGGAACCAAGTGGTTCGCCCCTGAAATGA
- a CDS encoding DUF2934 domain-containing protein yields the protein MKSTVENPLRNQPVPKLAPTAPRITPPTQDAIRARAHEIFRERGGQDDAGDELSDWLQAERETAARYRGEQLLRGDQE from the coding sequence ATGAAATCGACCGTCGAAAACCCTTTGCGCAACCAGCCCGTCCCGAAACTCGCTCCCACGGCCCCGCGGATCACCCCTCCAACTCAGGATGCGATCCGGGCGCGGGCGCATGAGATCTTCCGGGAGCGCGGCGGACAGGACGACGCAGGGGACGAGCTCTCCGACTGGCTCCAGGCCGAGCGCGAAACCGCCGCCCGCTACCGCGGAGAGCAGCTGCTCCGGGGAGACCAGGAATGA
- the purT gene encoding formate-dependent phosphoribosylglycinamide formyltransferase — protein sequence MTTLLLLGSGELGKEFTICAKRLGCRVIAVDRYAGAPAMQVADDFEVIDMLNAKAIRRVAAKHKPHYVVPEIEAIRTEALFDLEKRGITVVPSALAAHLTMNRDAIRSLAADELKLPTARFAYASGAAELERVVVGNGAKLKRAVGGRSKPIGFPCVIKPVMSSSGKGQSVARNTSELAKSWRYAIAGMRGDKQVVIAEEFIDFDFEITLLTVKQRKSVGGKTVFVQPLGHRQVRGDYQESWMPCSMKPKLVKKAQAMAKRVTDRIAGPEGAGLFGVEFFVKGDRVIFSELSPRPHDTGMVTMISQDLSEFELHLRAILALPIPAITYRGPSASAVILADYESDCPPGYRGIAKALKASGTEIRIFGKPSTRKFRRMGAALATGRTVAEARRKATRAAACVKVVRL from the coding sequence ATGACGACGCTGCTCCTGCTGGGTTCGGGTGAGCTGGGAAAGGAATTCACGATCTGCGCCAAGCGGCTCGGCTGCCGCGTGATCGCGGTCGACCGCTATGCGGGCGCACCGGCGATGCAGGTCGCCGACGACTTCGAAGTCATCGACATGCTCAACGCCAAGGCCATCCGGCGCGTGGCCGCCAAGCACAAGCCGCACTACGTGGTACCGGAGATCGAGGCCATCCGCACCGAGGCCCTTTTCGATCTGGAGAAGCGGGGGATCACCGTGGTTCCCAGCGCGCTGGCGGCGCATCTGACCATGAACCGCGACGCGATCCGCTCGCTTGCCGCCGATGAATTGAAATTGCCGACGGCCAGGTTCGCATACGCCTCCGGCGCCGCCGAGTTGGAGCGTGTGGTTGTTGGAAACGGGGCAAAGTTGAAGCGTGCGGTTGGTGGTCGCAGCAAGCCCATCGGCTTCCCCTGTGTCATCAAACCGGTCATGTCCAGTTCCGGCAAGGGCCAGTCGGTGGCCCGCAACACGTCCGAGCTCGCAAAGAGCTGGCGCTACGCCATCGCGGGCATGCGCGGCGACAAGCAAGTGGTGATCGCCGAGGAATTCATCGACTTCGACTTCGAGATTACTTTGCTCACAGTCAAGCAGCGAAAGTCCGTCGGCGGCAAGACCGTGTTTGTGCAGCCGCTTGGTCATCGCCAAGTGCGCGGCGACTATCAGGAGTCGTGGATGCCCTGCTCCATGAAACCGAAATTGGTGAAGAAGGCCCAAGCCATGGCCAAGCGCGTCACCGATCGCATCGCCGGTCCCGAGGGCGCCGGTCTCTTCGGCGTGGAGTTCTTCGTGAAGGGCGACCGCGTGATCTTCAGCGAGCTCTCGCCGCGACCGCACGACACCGGCATGGTCACCATGATTTCGCAGGACCTCAGCGAGTTCGAGTTGCACCTGCGCGCCATTCTGGCGTTGCCGATTCCTGCGATCACCTATCGAGGGCCAAGCGCCAGCGCCGTCATCCTCGCCGACTATGAGAGCGATTGCCCGCCCGGCTATCGCGGCATTGCCAAAGCCTTGAAGGCGTCGGGCACGGAAATCCGCATCTTCGGCAAGCCCTCGACTCGCAAGTTCCGCCGCATGGGAGCGGCGTTGGCGACCGGCCGCACCGTGGCCGAGGCGCGTCGCAAGGCCACTCGCGCCGCGGCGTGCGTGAAAGTTGTGCGCCTCTGA
- a CDS encoding DUF418 domain-containing protein — protein sequence MPATTAALEPVQVSQRIEAMDIARGFALLGILSVNISAFAQPMGRLIETTVPSGQGTLGTLLHYVVQLFFMGKSYPLFCMLFGMGLTIQQVRAKRAGRSADWLQVRRLLVLAVFGLCHIFLLWYGDILLTYATIGLAVFWALKFPARGLLKAAVLFILFGSILCGGFQSLTTPDPKAEGMHTAASWVVPPVGMALEGGHPVTHLTAALERTDPPFDGPQDKAWMDAETIASRDGPYLDAMVMRLVNYAGYLMFLAFGGWQMVGLVLMGSVLVQTRFLDADRRAWQVRAVIAAALIGVPAASADFWLGSHPSTLMRVLTAASDMFFSPLISLGYLGAAGLVANSGILRHAMRLLASAGRMALTNYLMQSLICSMIFQHWGFGQFASWTIPQMAALVAGIYLVQLPLSAAWLSVFRFGPMEWLWRSLSYMRLQPMLGHAAGRYAPS from the coding sequence ATGCCCGCCACGACCGCTGCGCTCGAACCCGTTCAAGTTTCTCAGCGCATCGAAGCGATGGACATTGCCCGCGGCTTCGCGCTGCTGGGCATTCTCAGCGTGAACATCTCCGCGTTCGCCCAGCCCATGGGTCGTCTCATCGAAACCACCGTGCCGAGCGGCCAAGGAACGCTGGGCACACTCCTGCACTACGTCGTGCAACTTTTCTTCATGGGCAAGAGCTACCCGCTCTTCTGCATGCTTTTCGGCATGGGGCTCACCATCCAGCAAGTGCGGGCCAAGAGAGCGGGGCGCTCGGCCGATTGGCTGCAGGTGCGGCGGCTGCTGGTGCTCGCCGTCTTCGGCCTGTGCCACATTTTTCTGCTCTGGTATGGCGACATTCTGCTGACCTACGCGACCATTGGGCTGGCGGTGTTCTGGGCGCTGAAGTTCCCGGCGCGCGGACTGTTGAAGGCGGCGGTGCTCTTCATTCTCTTTGGTTCGATCCTGTGCGGCGGCTTCCAATCCCTGACCACGCCGGACCCCAAGGCCGAGGGCATGCACACCGCTGCGAGTTGGGTCGTGCCGCCCGTGGGCATGGCGCTCGAAGGCGGTCACCCCGTGACTCATCTCACGGCCGCGCTCGAGCGGACTGATCCGCCCTTCGATGGTCCGCAGGACAAGGCCTGGATGGACGCGGAAACGATCGCGTCGCGCGACGGCCCCTACCTCGATGCGATGGTCATGCGACTGGTGAACTACGCGGGCTATCTGATGTTCCTTGCGTTCGGCGGCTGGCAGATGGTGGGGTTGGTGCTGATGGGTTCGGTGCTGGTACAGACGCGCTTCCTTGACGCCGACCGACGCGCGTGGCAAGTACGGGCGGTGATCGCGGCGGCGCTGATTGGCGTGCCTGCGGCTTCCGCGGATTTTTGGCTGGGGAGCCATCCGAGCACGCTCATGCGGGTGTTGACCGCAGCAAGTGACATGTTCTTTTCGCCGCTCATCAGCCTGGGCTATCTGGGCGCGGCGGGTCTGGTGGCCAATTCGGGAATTCTCCGACACGCGATGAGACTGCTGGCCAGCGCCGGGCGGATGGCGCTGACCAACTACCTCATGCAATCCCTGATCTGCTCGATGATTTTCCAGCATTGGGGCTTCGGGCAATTCGCCTCATGGACGATTCCGCAGATGGCGGCGCTGGTCGCGGGGATCTACCTGGTGCAACTGCCGCTCTCCGCCGCGTGGCTGAGCGTCTTCCGATTCGGCCCGATGGAATGGCTGTGGCGAAGTCTGAGCTATATGCGGCTTCAGCCGATGCTGGGGCATGCCGCAGGCCGGTACGCCCCTTCCTGA